The proteins below are encoded in one region of Micromonospora pisi:
- a CDS encoding CPCC family cysteine-rich protein — MLVAPTRQRIRHATLSERGSYEICDECWWEDDGQDNHDSAVVRGGPNGSLSLDEARGQYLRKGRTPQPHLPPSEPT; from the coding sequence GTGCTCGTCGCACCCACTCGGCAGCGGATCCGCCACGCCACGTTGTCGGAGCGAGGGAGCTACGAAATCTGCGATGAGTGCTGGTGGGAGGACGATGGCCAGGACAACCACGACAGCGCAGTCGTCAGGGGCGGGCCGAACGGCAGTTTGAGCCTCGACGAGGCCCGGGGCCAGTACCTCCGAAAGGGCCGGACGCCACAGCCGCATCTCCCGCCGAGCGAGCCTACGTAA
- a CDS encoding maleylpyruvate isomerase N-terminal domain-containing protein, with the protein MMGEVLGPLSAHDWSVAAGTLDWTCRETLAHIGHDLVAYAAQVAGRARDAYLPLDLVIRDDAPVSDVLLAVEACGGLLVAALRAAGPGTRAWHFGSCDISGFAALGVAEVVLHTYDITQGLKVNWWPPAKFSTRILARLAPDATTQQRQKTGKREHSTQVLLRHTGRLGDVGPWKWCIMPEEQRVATEDAGADRARRTHSAADPPRHVVGARELRNLR; encoded by the coding sequence ATGATGGGCGAGGTCCTCGGACCGCTTTCGGCCCACGACTGGTCGGTCGCCGCTGGCACCCTCGACTGGACGTGCCGCGAGACACTCGCCCACATCGGCCATGATCTGGTCGCGTACGCGGCTCAGGTGGCGGGCCGGGCACGGGATGCATACCTGCCGTTGGATCTGGTGATCCGCGACGATGCCCCGGTCTCGGACGTGTTGCTGGCCGTCGAGGCATGCGGCGGACTGCTCGTCGCGGCGCTGCGGGCAGCAGGGCCGGGTACGCGGGCGTGGCACTTCGGGTCCTGCGACATCAGCGGGTTCGCAGCGCTCGGCGTCGCCGAGGTTGTGCTCCACACGTACGACATCACCCAGGGTCTGAAAGTGAACTGGTGGCCACCCGCGAAGTTCAGTACCCGCATTCTGGCTCGGCTGGCCCCGGACGCGACGACCCAACAGCGCCAGAAGACAGGTAAACGGGAGCACTCCACGCAAGTTCTGCTCCGGCACACCGGACGCCTCGGCGATGTGGGCCCGTGGAAATGGTGCATCATGCCGGAGGAGCAACGGGTAGCTACCGAAGACGCCGGGGCCGACCGTGCTCGTCGCACCCACTCGGCAGCGGATCCGCCACGCCACGTTGTCGGAGCGAGGGAGCTACGAAATCTGCGATGA
- a CDS encoding GntR family transcriptional regulator: MPKTPAYLQLATILRTQILTGDLPPGAKLPSETQLMKQHDISRSVAKWAIAMLKSEGLVVGRAGSGVYVRDGRRLIRYAHGRDMRNTAGTTSPFARDAEQAERTPTWEHDSRHDVADESIARRLAIEPGAPVMRTAYRFLADGEPIQLSTSWEPLAITASTPVEWPEDGAAVGVVARMDLIDVRIDEFEERLTDRPALPNEVAALDLAPPSATVWVIERTYYAAGVPVETATIVLPRGRYELVYRVPVH; encoded by the coding sequence ATGCCCAAAACACCCGCGTATCTACAGCTCGCAACCATCCTGCGCACCCAAATCCTCACCGGCGACCTGCCGCCCGGCGCCAAGCTGCCCAGCGAAACCCAACTGATGAAGCAGCACGACATCAGCCGGAGCGTGGCGAAGTGGGCCATCGCCATGCTGAAGAGCGAGGGTCTCGTCGTCGGCCGGGCAGGGTCCGGCGTCTACGTGCGCGACGGTCGTCGTCTCATCCGCTACGCCCACGGCCGCGACATGCGCAACACAGCCGGCACAACATCGCCGTTCGCTCGCGACGCCGAGCAGGCCGAGCGCACCCCGACGTGGGAGCACGACAGCCGGCACGATGTCGCCGACGAGTCGATCGCCCGGCGACTGGCCATCGAGCCGGGCGCGCCGGTGATGCGGACCGCGTACCGGTTCCTCGCCGACGGGGAGCCGATCCAGCTCTCCACCTCATGGGAGCCGCTGGCCATCACCGCCAGCACACCGGTCGAGTGGCCAGAGGACGGCGCAGCGGTTGGCGTGGTCGCCCGGATGGACCTGATCGACGTACGGATCGACGAGTTCGAGGAGCGGCTGACGGACCGGCCGGCCCTGCCGAATGAGGTGGCGGCGCTCGATCTGGCCCCGCCGTCGGCGACGGTCTGGGTCATCGAGCGGACGTACTACGCGGCCGGTGTGCCAGTGGAGACGGCCACGATCGTGCTGCCGCGCGGGCGCTACGAACTGGTGTACCGCGTGCCCGTGCACTGA
- a CDS encoding tetratricopeptide repeat protein, translating to MAPLRNPVDSFTVLPDPGRAETLDGLVEQLRLLKIWAGDPSYESITSRVNSAWVAAGRPAGELARKSTVADCFRPSRRRLNNDLVIGVVQALHPDQGYLAQWRQALQVVGGKAQAASQVRVQDTLPQDLPEFTGRTTELERLRQALRHGQHDGGAVVVSAIEGMAGVGKTQLVIHAGHLLAREQPFDRVLFVNLRGFHPDPAQPPAEPSAVLDGFLRLLGVPAQNIPHDLEARAAAYRDRLAGTRALVVLDNAASTGQVRPLLPGTPGCLTLVTSRRNLTELRPATHLTVDVFTPDEAVAFLGPAVREVPVGEDPDALTRIARRCGHLPLALGLVAGHIRGRPGWTLTDHADRLDELHHGRRLESGVELALSLSYQRLSPERRRLLRLAALHPGQDFDAYAAAALSDTDLPAGRAQLDQLGRDHLLQESAPGRYTFHDLVRTFALSRASDEDPPSERRAALSRLFDHYVAAAATAMDTLHPAEAHRRPRIAAGGTLCPAMPDPEAARSWLDTELHTLVAVAAHAAIHGWPSHTVRLSTTLFRYLAGGHFSEALTIHGHARHAAQLDDDRAGQAHALVNLATVHGQLGQHGPAAEQLQQALGLFERLGDPTGQARAVGNLGAVEQRLGRYRSAAHHLEQALVLERQAGNQTGEVYTLLNLGVVEERLGHYQRAADHYEQALTLGRRTGDRTAEAAALTHLGDAEVRLGRPEAATEHLRQALVLYRQLGYRNGEAWTLDSFGTLHAHLGQPAQATEHHGKALAIFREIADRDGESLALNGLGEAAHAAGRAADAVDHHTAARSIAAGVGALDQQARAHAGLAHAHRTLGEHAHAHEHFQQALTCYTTLGMPQAEQIRAHLTSKEPRLNSGR from the coding sequence ATGGCACCCCTGCGGAATCCTGTCGACTCGTTCACGGTGCTGCCCGATCCCGGTCGGGCCGAGACGCTCGACGGCCTTGTCGAGCAGTTGCGGCTGTTGAAGATCTGGGCCGGCGACCCCTCCTACGAATCCATCACCAGTCGCGTCAACTCGGCCTGGGTCGCGGCCGGCCGGCCGGCCGGTGAACTCGCCCGGAAGAGCACGGTCGCGGACTGTTTCCGGCCCAGCCGACGACGGTTGAACAACGATCTCGTCATCGGGGTGGTCCAGGCACTGCACCCGGACCAGGGGTACCTGGCCCAGTGGCGGCAGGCGCTCCAGGTGGTCGGTGGGAAGGCCCAGGCGGCGTCCCAGGTCCGGGTCCAGGACACCCTGCCACAGGACCTTCCCGAGTTCACCGGCCGGACCACCGAGCTGGAGCGGTTACGCCAGGCACTCCGGCACGGGCAGCACGACGGTGGTGCGGTGGTGGTCTCCGCGATCGAGGGGATGGCGGGGGTCGGCAAGACCCAACTCGTCATCCACGCCGGGCATCTCCTCGCCCGGGAGCAGCCGTTCGACCGGGTCCTCTTCGTCAACCTGCGCGGGTTCCACCCCGATCCCGCCCAGCCACCGGCCGAACCGTCCGCCGTCCTGGACGGTTTCCTGCGCCTGCTCGGCGTCCCTGCCCAGAACATCCCTCACGACCTGGAAGCCCGGGCCGCCGCCTACCGGGACCGGCTGGCCGGCACCCGCGCCCTGGTGGTCCTGGACAACGCCGCCAGCACCGGGCAGGTCCGCCCGCTGCTGCCCGGAACTCCCGGCTGCCTCACCCTGGTCACCAGTCGCCGGAACCTCACCGAACTGCGCCCCGCGACGCACCTGACGGTGGACGTGTTCACTCCCGACGAGGCCGTGGCATTCCTCGGTCCGGCGGTACGGGAAGTGCCTGTCGGCGAGGACCCGGACGCCCTCACCCGGATAGCCCGACGGTGTGGCCACCTACCGCTGGCCCTCGGACTGGTCGCCGGGCACATCCGGGGCAGGCCCGGCTGGACTCTCACCGACCACGCGGACCGGCTGGACGAACTCCACCACGGCCGGCGTCTGGAGAGCGGGGTGGAGCTCGCCCTGAGCCTGTCCTACCAGCGTCTTTCCCCGGAGCGGCGACGGCTGCTGCGGCTCGCGGCGCTGCACCCCGGCCAGGACTTCGACGCGTACGCGGCGGCGGCCCTGTCCGACACCGACCTGCCGGCCGGCCGGGCGCAGTTGGATCAACTGGGCCGGGACCATCTGTTGCAGGAGAGCGCGCCCGGGCGGTACACCTTCCACGACCTTGTTCGGACCTTCGCCCTCAGCCGGGCCAGCGACGAAGACCCGCCGTCCGAACGCCGTGCCGCCCTGTCCCGCCTGTTCGACCACTACGTGGCCGCTGCCGCCACCGCGATGGACACGCTGCATCCGGCCGAGGCACACCGCCGACCCCGGATCGCGGCGGGCGGCACCCTTTGTCCGGCCATGCCCGACCCGGAGGCCGCTCGTAGCTGGCTGGACACCGAACTCCACACCCTGGTCGCCGTCGCCGCGCACGCGGCCATCCACGGCTGGCCCAGCCACACCGTGCGGCTCTCCACCACCCTTTTCCGCTACCTCGCCGGCGGACACTTCTCCGAGGCCCTGACCATCCACGGTCACGCCCGCCACGCCGCCCAGCTCGACGACGATCGCGCGGGGCAGGCCCACGCGCTGGTCAACCTCGCCACCGTGCACGGCCAGCTGGGCCAACACGGTCCGGCCGCCGAACAACTCCAGCAGGCGCTGGGCCTGTTCGAACGGCTTGGTGACCCGACCGGCCAGGCCCGCGCCGTGGGCAACCTCGGCGCGGTCGAGCAGCGACTGGGTCGCTACCGGTCCGCCGCCCACCACCTCGAGCAGGCCCTGGTCCTGGAACGGCAGGCCGGCAACCAGACCGGTGAGGTCTACACGCTGCTCAATCTCGGCGTCGTCGAGGAGCGGCTGGGCCACTACCAACGGGCAGCCGACCACTACGAGCAGGCCCTGACGCTGGGCCGGCGTACCGGTGACCGGACCGCCGAAGCGGCTGCGTTGACCCATCTCGGCGACGCCGAGGTACGGCTGGGGCGGCCCGAGGCGGCCACCGAGCACCTGCGACAGGCCCTGGTCCTGTACCGGCAGCTCGGCTACCGCAACGGTGAAGCCTGGACGCTGGACAGCTTCGGCACCCTGCACGCCCACCTCGGTCAGCCCGCGCAGGCCACCGAGCATCACGGGAAGGCCCTGGCCATCTTCCGCGAGATAGCCGACCGGGATGGCGAATCGCTGGCCCTCAACGGCCTCGGCGAGGCCGCCCACGCCGCTGGTCGCGCCGCCGACGCCGTCGACCACCATACCGCCGCCCGGTCCATCGCGGCCGGTGTCGGCGCCCTCGACCAGCAGGCCCGCGCCCACGCCGGCCTCGCGCACGCCCATCGGACGCTCGGCGAGCACGCCCACGCCCACGAGCACTTCCAGCAGGCCCTGACCTGCTACACCACGCTGGGCATGCCGCAGGCCGAGCAGATCCGCGCCCACCTCACCTCTAAGGAGCCAAGGCTGAATTCCGGCCGCTGA
- a CDS encoding PadR family transcriptional regulator encodes MPLNASRNSLVLPILGLLVEQPAHGYDITTRLRERYGHLSVTRSTVTSLLKALERAGLVSSRLPERVGNRPPRTAYELTAAGLADFRLKVEAGVRDTPAASVDFVMAVAYVGVLAIDQAASILLGRADRLDQELAVLSEPPDGDVLEVHMLEVAYWRTIVAAEISWIRNLVRRIRSHEIGWPTQRTDQPGSAEA; translated from the coding sequence GTGCCTCTGAACGCGTCACGGAACAGCCTGGTCTTGCCGATCCTCGGACTCCTCGTCGAGCAGCCGGCGCATGGCTACGACATCACGACACGCCTACGCGAGCGATACGGACACCTCTCGGTCACCCGCAGCACGGTCACGTCCCTGCTGAAGGCACTCGAGAGGGCAGGCCTGGTCTCCTCCCGGCTTCCCGAGCGAGTAGGTAACCGGCCACCACGTACGGCCTACGAGTTGACTGCGGCAGGTCTCGCCGACTTCCGCCTCAAGGTCGAGGCTGGGGTGCGAGACACCCCGGCCGCGTCCGTGGACTTCGTCATGGCGGTCGCCTACGTCGGAGTTCTTGCGATCGACCAGGCGGCGTCCATCCTGCTTGGTCGAGCCGACCGGCTCGACCAGGAGCTGGCTGTCCTTTCGGAGCCACCCGACGGCGACGTACTCGAAGTGCACATGCTCGAAGTTGCCTACTGGCGCACCATCGTCGCCGCCGAAATCAGCTGGATCAGGAACCTGGTGCGCCGGATCCGGTCACACGAGATCGGCTGGCCGACCCAACGAACCGACCAACCTGGGAGTGCAGAAGCGTGA
- a CDS encoding alpha/beta hydrolase family protein, with amino-acid sequence MLFIRRRRVLVATCLLALVTVAVSATTPSASARDTVADRTSATPPSTPRLPEPTGRQPVGTTSLHMKDLSRPDPWVPTAKARELMVSLWYPAKTRDGRRVQYLTPKESELILQGSLGTPSDVLSRTRTHAIGDAEPAGGRHKLPLVVLSPGFTWPRSSLSALAEDLASWGYAVVGIDHTYETFATTFPDGRVTTCAACELEDVEDFGRKAEESRAVDVSFVLDQLLGAHPKWIGSRLLDPSRIAIAGSSLGGASSSEVMLRDPRVRAGINMDGHMFAPLPPGGLSRPFLFLGQQSFHSPGSAADTTWDDNWPLLTGWKRWLVVAGSVHASFTDYDLLAEQIGADLGSDLTGLRSVEITRRYVRAFFDLNLRGVAQPLLDRPSARYPEVRFCSPPATTCQ; translated from the coding sequence ATGCTATTTATCCGTCGACGTCGCGTCCTGGTCGCCACATGCCTGCTCGCGTTGGTCACCGTCGCCGTGTCCGCGACGACTCCCTCGGCCTCGGCCCGAGACACCGTTGCCGACCGCACATCGGCAACGCCGCCAAGCACACCGCGATTGCCCGAGCCCACCGGTCGTCAACCGGTTGGCACGACCTCGCTGCATATGAAGGATCTCTCCCGGCCGGATCCCTGGGTTCCTACGGCGAAGGCGCGAGAACTCATGGTCTCGCTGTGGTACCCGGCGAAGACCAGAGACGGCCGGCGGGTGCAGTACCTGACGCCGAAGGAGTCCGAGCTCATCCTCCAAGGCAGCCTGGGTACGCCGTCCGACGTGCTCAGCAGAACACGGACCCACGCCATCGGCGACGCAGAGCCCGCGGGAGGCAGGCACAAGCTCCCCCTTGTCGTACTCTCGCCCGGCTTCACCTGGCCACGCAGTTCCCTCTCGGCCCTAGCCGAAGACTTAGCCAGTTGGGGCTACGCGGTGGTGGGCATCGACCACACATATGAGACCTTCGCCACGACCTTTCCGGACGGACGGGTCACCACGTGTGCCGCGTGCGAACTGGAAGATGTCGAGGACTTCGGCAGAAAGGCGGAGGAGAGCAGAGCAGTCGACGTCTCGTTCGTGCTCGATCAGCTCCTCGGCGCTCATCCGAAGTGGATCGGCAGCAGGCTGCTCGATCCGTCCCGGATCGCGATCGCTGGCAGCTCCCTCGGCGGCGCGAGCAGCAGCGAGGTTATGCTGCGGGACCCGCGCGTGCGCGCCGGAATCAACATGGACGGTCACATGTTCGCCCCACTGCCCCCGGGCGGGCTATCGCGGCCATTCCTTTTCCTGGGTCAGCAGTCGTTCCACAGCCCCGGAAGCGCGGCCGACACGACATGGGACGACAACTGGCCGCTGCTGACAGGTTGGAAGCGCTGGCTCGTGGTGGCCGGGTCGGTGCACGCCTCCTTCACCGACTACGACCTCCTGGCCGAGCAGATCGGCGCCGATCTGGGCAGCGACCTGACCGGGCTTCGGTCCGTGGAGATCACCCGCAGGTATGTCCGCGCGTTCTTCGACCTGAACCTTCGTGGAGTAGCACAACCGCTGCTGGACCGGCCTTCGGCGCGCTATCCCGAGGTCAGGTTCTGCTCGCCACCGGCAACGACCTGTCAGTAA
- a CDS encoding nuclear transport factor 2 family protein — protein sequence MITELQHAVENYAHALDELNVPALEAILTQDTTWTFTVPGQGVLGPVAGRTTVLDFVRDGHAAQTGRVRHQLSNVVVRTADANSAQVQAYLTQTRNTGGNVQVISTGVYTFGLRRSDSGWRIAELTLALDNALPGSVGGP from the coding sequence GTGATCACCGAACTCCAGCACGCGGTGGAGAACTACGCTCACGCCCTGGACGAGCTGAACGTGCCCGCGCTGGAAGCGATTCTGACCCAGGACACCACCTGGACCTTCACGGTGCCGGGACAGGGAGTGCTCGGCCCTGTCGCCGGACGCACGACGGTGCTCGACTTCGTCCGTGACGGGCACGCGGCCCAGACCGGAAGGGTGCGGCACCAACTGAGCAATGTCGTGGTCAGGACAGCGGACGCCAACAGCGCTCAGGTACAGGCCTATCTGACGCAGACGAGGAACACCGGCGGGAACGTGCAGGTGATCTCGACCGGCGTCTACACGTTCGGACTACGCCGGTCCGACAGCGGATGGCGGATCGCCGAGCTCACCCTGGCACTGGACAACGCCTTACCGGGAAGCGTCGGCGGCCCCTGA
- a CDS encoding NADP-dependent oxidoreductase, producing the protein MKAIQFHEAGGPELLQYDEVPVPEIGPGEVLVRVYAAGINPPDWYLREGLKVMPTEMRPPLEFPLTPGTDMSGVVQAVAADVAEFAVGDEVFGMLRFPGFDGRTYAEYVAAPASDLARKPAGIDHVQAAGAPMAVLTAWQYLIDLGHDVPSPFTSQVHQPVPITPGMTVLVNGAAGGVGHFAVQLAKWKGARVVAVASGRHEQFLRKLGADEFIDYTRTRAADVVSDVDLVIDTVGGPDSSRFLTVLKRGGTMLPVFFAQYDPEETARLGISVSNIQVRSNGPQLAEIGRLFDEGKLQVGVDSTYPLSEAGNAHTRAAQGHIQGKIVLTVVS; encoded by the coding sequence ATGAAGGCGATCCAGTTCCACGAGGCCGGCGGGCCGGAACTTTTGCAGTACGACGAGGTGCCGGTGCCCGAGATCGGACCGGGCGAGGTCCTCGTCCGGGTGTACGCGGCGGGCATCAACCCGCCGGACTGGTACCTGCGGGAGGGTCTGAAGGTCATGCCGACCGAGATGCGTCCGCCGCTGGAGTTCCCGTTGACTCCCGGAACGGACATGTCGGGTGTGGTCCAGGCGGTCGCTGCGGACGTGGCGGAGTTCGCCGTCGGTGACGAGGTCTTCGGCATGCTGAGGTTCCCCGGGTTCGACGGCCGGACGTACGCCGAGTATGTGGCCGCGCCGGCGTCGGACCTGGCCCGCAAGCCGGCCGGTATCGACCACGTACAGGCGGCCGGGGCCCCGATGGCCGTGCTCACGGCCTGGCAGTATTTGATCGATCTTGGCCACGACGTGCCGTCACCGTTCACCAGTCAGGTGCATCAGCCGGTGCCGATCACACCGGGGATGACCGTGCTGGTCAACGGGGCCGCCGGCGGAGTGGGCCACTTCGCGGTGCAGCTGGCGAAGTGGAAGGGAGCGCGCGTGGTCGCGGTCGCCTCGGGCCGCCACGAGCAGTTCCTGCGCAAGCTCGGCGCCGACGAGTTCATCGACTACACCCGGACGCGGGCCGCGGACGTGGTCAGCGATGTCGACCTCGTGATCGACACGGTCGGTGGCCCGGACAGCTCACGCTTCCTGACCGTGCTCAAGCGTGGCGGCACCATGCTTCCGGTGTTCTTCGCCCAGTACGACCCGGAAGAGACGGCGCGCCTGGGCATCTCGGTTTCCAATATCCAGGTGCGTTCCAACGGCCCCCAGCTCGCCGAGATCGGGCGCCTGTTCGACGAGGGCAAGCTCCAGGTCGGGGTGGACAGCACGTATCCGCTGTCCGAGGCCGGCAACGCACACACGCGAGCCGCGCAGGGCCACATCCAGGGCAAGATCGTGCTGACGGTGGTCTCGTGA
- a CDS encoding LysR family transcriptional regulator has product MNDLGQDLELRLVRYFTAVAAHQNFGRAAADLHVAQPALSRQIQRLEKQLGARLLDRVPQGTRLTPAGQAFLPRAQALLQAARQAELAVRDQAETERITIGYVEDLVITAAVRELRRRHPHAEITTRYLSCRDVGALSDKRVDALIGRAPLPLAADKVLTTPLYEEPRMLVVPRGHSLADRASVTSEELAGEKAVPCAFETADWTSYQLLGPGVPPMESYEDKLELVASGRAIAVLPVGDLRSSLRPDLVTVPIKGAPPSRVVVVSRKGDPNPMIKSFRLAAKAVLTAPAASPAWL; this is encoded by the coding sequence GTGAACGATCTCGGACAGGACCTGGAACTGCGGCTGGTGCGCTACTTCACAGCGGTCGCGGCGCACCAGAACTTCGGCCGGGCCGCCGCCGACCTGCACGTCGCCCAGCCGGCGCTGAGCCGCCAGATCCAGCGACTCGAGAAACAACTCGGCGCACGACTGCTGGACCGCGTACCCCAGGGCACCCGGCTCACTCCGGCCGGCCAGGCGTTCCTCCCCCGGGCCCAAGCCCTGCTGCAGGCCGCCCGGCAGGCCGAACTGGCCGTACGCGACCAGGCCGAGACCGAACGGATCACCATCGGCTACGTCGAAGACCTCGTGATCACTGCCGCGGTTCGGGAACTGCGCCGCCGCCACCCGCACGCCGAGATCACCACCCGGTACCTGAGCTGCCGCGACGTGGGAGCGCTGTCCGACAAGCGCGTCGATGCCCTGATCGGGCGGGCCCCGCTGCCGCTGGCCGCCGACAAGGTGCTCACCACCCCGCTGTACGAGGAACCCCGGATGCTCGTGGTCCCGCGCGGTCATTCCTTGGCTGACCGCGCGTCGGTGACCTCGGAGGAACTGGCCGGCGAGAAGGCGGTTCCCTGCGCTTTCGAGACCGCGGACTGGACCTCCTACCAGCTCCTCGGGCCCGGTGTGCCACCGATGGAGAGCTACGAGGACAAGCTCGAACTGGTCGCGAGCGGCCGGGCGATCGCCGTGCTACCAGTCGGCGATCTGCGCAGCTCGCTGCGTCCCGACCTGGTCACCGTCCCGATCAAAGGTGCTCCCCCCAGCCGGGTCGTCGTGGTCAGCCGCAAGGGCGACCCGAATCCAATGATCAAGAGTTTCCGGCTGGCGGCCAAGGCCGTCCTGACCGCCCCGGCAGCCTCACCGGCTTGGCTCTGA
- the mptB gene encoding polyprenol phosphomannose-dependent alpha 1,6 mannosyltransferase MptB: MVAVPRLRIVRYVGLAGAILLAVAARLGGVLPQWRAGVTPASIWRDDHGPLVLTGWLLGTALLAGAWWAARDQVPSTRWAYVTTGLWLLPLLAAPPLGSRDVYSYACQGAVLRDGGNPYTSGVRELGCPWLASVSPTWQDTPAPYGPVFVLAAGLAVVIGGTLFGTLTMLRLYALLGVALTAACLPALARRRGVPPQRALWLLLGCPVVAVHLVSGAHNDALMIGLVTAGLLVTVARPSRPVPLFAAGVLLGLAIGVKATAGVVLPFAMLAATAGPYRLRTLLRDGVPVGAGAAFAVLAVTGFSGLGWGWVDGLARSGDSVQWTSPPTAFGLTVDYAARLFGARTDAVPVARLVGLAVLAVLLVVLWWRARHRDPVLGAGLALAATVALAPVFHPWYATWPLAVLAATVTVAGTANRWLLVPGLWISFLTLPDGTNLARFTKLPGALAMTAFVLVMVLIGVRRSRRGPVDADQPTLAGTVPPQR, translated from the coding sequence ATGGTCGCCGTGCCCCGGCTCCGCATCGTCCGCTACGTCGGCCTGGCCGGGGCGATCCTGCTCGCGGTCGCGGCCCGGCTCGGTGGGGTGCTACCGCAGTGGCGGGCCGGCGTCACCCCGGCGAGCATCTGGCGCGATGACCACGGCCCGCTGGTCCTGACCGGCTGGCTGCTCGGCACCGCGCTGCTCGCGGGCGCCTGGTGGGCCGCCCGCGACCAGGTCCCCTCGACCAGGTGGGCGTACGTCACCACCGGGCTGTGGCTGCTGCCGCTGCTCGCCGCGCCGCCGCTGGGCAGCCGCGACGTCTACTCGTACGCCTGCCAGGGGGCGGTGCTCCGCGACGGCGGCAACCCGTACACCAGCGGCGTACGTGAGCTGGGCTGCCCGTGGTTGGCCTCGGTCTCGCCGACCTGGCAGGACACCCCGGCACCGTACGGTCCGGTCTTCGTGCTCGCCGCCGGGCTGGCGGTGGTGATCGGCGGAACCCTGTTCGGCACCCTGACCATGCTGCGCCTGTACGCCCTGCTCGGCGTCGCCCTCACCGCCGCCTGCCTGCCCGCCCTGGCCCGCCGCCGGGGGGTGCCGCCACAGCGGGCCCTCTGGTTGCTGCTCGGCTGCCCGGTCGTCGCGGTGCACCTCGTCTCCGGGGCGCACAACGACGCGCTGATGATCGGACTGGTCACCGCCGGGCTGCTGGTCACCGTGGCCCGACCGAGCCGCCCGGTGCCACTGTTCGCCGCCGGTGTGCTGCTCGGGCTCGCGATCGGGGTGAAGGCGACCGCCGGTGTGGTGCTGCCGTTCGCCATGCTCGCCGCGACGGCCGGCCCGTACCGGCTCCGCACGCTGCTGCGCGACGGGGTGCCGGTGGGGGCGGGGGCGGCGTTCGCCGTACTCGCCGTGACCGGGTTCTCCGGGCTGGGCTGGGGCTGGGTGGACGGGCTGGCCCGCAGTGGCGACTCGGTGCAGTGGACGTCGCCGCCGACCGCGTTCGGGCTCACCGTCGACTACGCCGCCCGGCTCTTCGGCGCCCGTACGGACGCGGTTCCGGTCGCCCGACTGGTCGGGTTGGCGGTGCTCGCCGTGCTCCTGGTGGTGCTCTGGTGGCGGGCCCGGCACCGCGATCCGGTGCTGGGCGCCGGGTTGGCGTTGGCTGCCACGGTCGCCCTCGCCCCGGTCTTCCACCCCTGGTACGCGACCTGGCCGCTGGCCGTACTCGCGGCCACCGTCACCGTGGCCGGTACGGCGAACCGCTGGTTGCTCGTACCCGGTCTGTGGATCTCGTTCCTGACCCTGCCCGACGGGACCAACCTGGCCCGGTTCACCAAACTCCCGGGCGCTCTGGCGATGACCGCGTTCGTGCTGGTCATGGTGTTGATCGGGGTACGCCGTTCGAGGCGCGGGCCGGTGGACGCGGACCAGCCGACACTGGCCGGTACGGTCCCGCCGCAACGGTGA